Part of the Candidatus Eisenbacteria bacterium genome, CGCTCGACGGGAACATCGGCTGCGTTGTGAACGGCGCCGGTCTCGCGATGACGACAATGGACGTCATCAAGCACTTCGGCGGGGAGCCGGCGAACTTCCTCGACATCGGCGGAAGCTCGAGCCCGGACAAGGTGGTGGCCGCCCTCGACATCATCACGAGCGACCCGAAGGTCCGCGCGGTTCTCTTCAACATCTTCGGCGGCATCACCCGGTGCGACGACGTGGCGGTCGGAATCCGGACCGCTTTCGAGAGGCGCTCGACGATGCTCCCGATCGTCATTCGCCTCACCGGGACGAACGAGAAACGCGCGAAGGAGATCCTCGAGGAGGCCGGGTACACGACCCTCACCGACATGGACGATGCGGTGCGCGAGGTCGTGGGGCTTGCGGAGAAAGGAGGCCGGTCGTGAGCATCCTGGTGGACAAGAAGACCCGGCTGGTCGTGCAGGGGATCACGGGGCGGGACGGATCGTTTCACGCCCGCGAGATGATTGCCTACGGAACGAACATCGTGGCCGGCGTGACCCCAGGGAAGGGGGGCGAGCGTTTCGACGGGATCCCGATCTTCGACACGGTGCGCGAAGCGGTCGAGAAGGCGCGCGCGAACGCTTCGGTGATCTTCGTCCCTCCGGCGTTCGCGACCGACGCGATGTACGAGGCGATCGAGGCGGGGATCAAGACGATCGTCTGCATCTCGGAGGGGATTCCGGCGCTCGACATGATCGGCCTGTACGACACGATGCGGCGCGAGGGAGTGCGCCTGATCGGCCCGAACTGTCCGGGCGTGATCTCGCCCGGAAAGGCGAAGGTCGGCATCATGCCGGGGCCGATCCACAAGACGGGCCCGGTCGGCGTCGTTTCGCGGAGCGGAACCCTCACGTATGAAGTGGTCGCGAGCCTCATGCGGGTCGGGCTCGGCCAGTCGACCTGCATCGGCATCGGCGGGGATCCGATCGTCGGCTCGACCTTCCTCGACCTTCTCCCGCTCTTCGAGGCGGATCCGGAGACCGGGGGGATCGTTCTGATCGGAGAGATCGGCGGCATGGAAGAGGAACGGGCGGCCGCATACATCGCCAAGCACGTGACGAAGCCGGTCGTCGCGTTCATCGCCGGCCGGACGGCGCCCCCCGGGAAGCGGATGGGGCACGCGGGCGCGATCATCGCGGGCGGGAAGGGGACGGCCGAGGAGAAGATCGCCGCGCTCAAGAAAGCGGGGATACCGGTCGCGAAGCTCCCGTCGGAGATCGGTCCCTTGATGAAGAACGCGCTCGAGAAGAGACCGTCGAAGAAGACCGCGAAGGCCGCTCCGAAGAAGGGGGCGGCTGGGGCGAAAAAGGCCGCCTCGAAGGCGAAGACCGCCGCGAGGAAGCCGGCGCCGAAGCCGCGCGCCGCGAAAAGGCATGCCGCGAAGGGGAAGAAGCCGAGGTCGCGGAAGCGATGAGCGCGGTCGAACGAACCCTCCTCATGGTGAAGCCGGACGCAACCGCTCGGAACCTCACCGGGGAGATCCTTCGGCGGGTCGAGGAGGCGGGGTTCCGCCTCCTCGCGATCCGGATGGTTCGGCTTCGAAAAGATGAAGCCGAAAGCTTCTATGCGGTTCATCGGGAGAGGGAGTTCTTCGCGCCGCTCGTCGAGTACGTCGTGTCCGGAAGCGTGGTGCCGATGGTCTTGGAGAAGGAAGACGCGGTTCGGGCTCTCCGGGATCTGATCGGCCCCACGAAACCCGCGGACGCGAAGAAGGGATCGATCCGCGGCGATTTCGGGCTCGACGTGCAGCGGAACGCGGTGCACGCGTCGGATTCGCCGGAGACGGCCGCGCGCGAGATCGCGTTCTTCTTCTCGGAGCGCGAACGGGTCTGACCGCCGGGGCGGGAAGATGGCGGAGAGGAAGATCCTTCTCGTCTCGTATTACTTCCCGCCCCTCGGCGGCGTGGGCGCCTTCCGCGCGGTGAAGCTCGCGCGCTACCTGCCGCGATTCGGATGGCGCCCGACCGTGCTCACCCTACGAACCCCGTACTATTACTGCATCGACCCGACGCTCGAGCGGGAGCTCGGCGAGGGGGTGCGCGTCGTTCGCACCGAGAGCGCGGACCCGTTCCGTCTCTTCGGGCGGCTTCGTCCGCCCCCGAAGGAGGGGGCGGCGGACGGGACGCGGAGGGATCCGCTCTTCGGCCGGCTCACGCGCTGGGCGAAGAGCGTGAACACGTGGTTCTTCGTTCCGGACAACTCGATCGGGTGGTTTCCGTTCGCCGCGCGCGCGGCGGAGCGGGTCGTCCGAGAGGAAGGGATCGATCTCGTCTACTCGATCAACGTCCCGCAGACCTGCCACCTGATCGGGCGCGCGGCGAAACGGCGCACCGGCGTCGCCTGGGTCGCCGACTTCCGCGACGCCTGGACGGCCAACCCCGATCTCCCCTCGCCGACCTCTCTCCACGCGAAGATGAACCGCGCCCTGGAACGCTCGGTCCTCCGCGAGGCGGACGGGATCGTCTCGGTGAACGACACGATCC contains:
- the sucD gene encoding succinate--CoA ligase subunit alpha, yielding MSILVDKKTRLVVQGITGRDGSFHAREMIAYGTNIVAGVTPGKGGERFDGIPIFDTVREAVEKARANASVIFVPPAFATDAMYEAIEAGIKTIVCISEGIPALDMIGLYDTMRREGVRLIGPNCPGVISPGKAKVGIMPGPIHKTGPVGVVSRSGTLTYEVVASLMRVGLGQSTCIGIGGDPIVGSTFLDLLPLFEADPETGGIVLIGEIGGMEEERAAAYIAKHVTKPVVAFIAGRTAPPGKRMGHAGAIIAGGKGTAEEKIAALKKAGIPVAKLPSEIGPLMKNALEKRPSKKTAKAAPKKGAAGAKKAASKAKTAARKPAPKPRAAKRHAAKGKKPRSRKR
- the ndk gene encoding nucleoside-diphosphate kinase — its product is MSAVERTLLMVKPDATARNLTGEILRRVEEAGFRLLAIRMVRLRKDEAESFYAVHREREFFAPLVEYVVSGSVVPMVLEKEDAVRALRDLIGPTKPADAKKGSIRGDFGLDVQRNAVHASDSPETAAREIAFFFSERERV